Genomic DNA from Choristoneura fumiferana chromosome 16, NRCan_CFum_1, whole genome shotgun sequence:
TATACTGCCATGCCTGACCAAAGAGTTTGTGAATTCGCCAATGGTGCCATTTGTCTTACCAAATGTGCTGCTAATCGCTGAGAATTCGAGTAAAGAAGAATTTGTCAAGTATATCCTGCCAGTGCTAAAACCAGTCATGATGATCCAAGATCCTATACAAGTTTTGCTCATTTTCATGCAAAAAATGGAGTTGTTGCTGAAATTAACACCCGGTGACGAGGTTAAGACAGACATTCTTCCAATGTTGTACCGAGCATTGGAATCTGATGCTCAACAAATACAAGAGCTCTGCCTCTCCGTGTTGCCAACCTTCGCTTCATTGATCGACTACCCAGCTATGAAAAACGCATTGCTTCCACGTATAAAGAAGCTGTGTATGAACACAAACTATATATCGGTTAGAGTGAATTGTTTGCTCTGTTTGGGTAAATTGCTGGAGCACTTGGATAAATGGCTGGTGTTGGATGAGATCATACCGTTCCTGCCACAGATACCTTCACGGGAACCTGCAGTTTTGATGGGGATTTTAGGTATGAAACTGTTTTACAGTGTCCTGAATATTTGATAATTAATTTCTGCctaatacctccacgcgttcctgagaaaaagaatCTCGACAGGATAAACAGACTGAAAACAATGTGCTGACCCGTCAAAATTCCTCCTATATCCAGTCCTGACAATGTACCTCATTTATGTTACAGGTATATACAAGCTAGCACTAAGTCATAAGAAGCTTGGCATCACAAAAGAGGTGATGGCAACAAAGGTGCTGCCGTTCCTTATTCCTCTGTGCGTGGAGAACGGCCTGACACTCAACCAGTTCAACTCCCTCATCACCCTCGTCAAGCAAATGGTTGGGAAGGTGGAGACAGAGCATCGAGCCAAATTAGAGCAGCTGAATTCGATAAAGGATGAGTCTAAGTAAGAATTTTTTCTTATTAGTTTGATAACCTATTGAGAGAGAGAGGTTTCTTGACTCAGATAcacaagaaaaaaacaattaggtCTGGCAGTTCTATTGAAATTGCGGGATcttactaaattcccatgggaattttcaaaaattagaGGAATCGTCAattaaggtgacccggggctattgtagctgagGGATATTGTAtttgagccgtctgatggcgtccttacgaggccatgttcatgtgtgttgtgtgaaggtAGTCTTCTGGCCTCTGGCtaacaacgtaaaatggccgagaagaacatggcgtcgtaaggacgtcATCAGAAAGAACtaaaaaagtcacagacgttatGTCACTGGCACCGGAGTGTATTACGTCTgcgacacgtatacgtgtcactggcatagaagtgactgctgtgggatatgcgtaggcatagcgtaagagcttagtggatatCGTTGCCGGGCCGAATGTGTTAACAGTGAATCATTGAGAACTGATGGTTGTCCGCAGAGGCATGGAGCACGCGCTGGGCGGCGAGTTGGTGGCGCCCGCGCAGACCGCACCCGAGCTGGCGCTCGTGGGGCTGTCTTTGGAGCCGCCGCCGCTTGACGCCGCCGCGCTCACCATCGAAGACAAGCAGAGGTATGTAACAGGTTTAATTCATCTTTGGCCTTTATATGCCAATTTGAAACGTAcagccgtcccgctcacgcatTTAATTGGAGAGTTAGGGTCTCGAATCGGCTTAACCCgattaaaaaattctttatgtccacgcaatcagagcgaaaaagacgtcgatcggcgcggccgacgcgaaacgacgtttatTGGTGGAGAGACGTCATTTAAATTCGTCCAGCCTtgtcagcgtgaagaagtaacaaacatactcactgactcactcactcacaaactttcgcatttataatattactaatcctactaatattataaatctgaaagtttgtgagtgagtgagtgagtgagtatgtttgttacttcttcacgctgcaatggctggacggatttggatgaaatttggcaaaaagttagttaataacctggattaaaacataggatacttttttatcccgatattcccacggatatcTCTCCGCACGGAATAAaggataaaataacaaaataactgggggagtcatgaaattaagcacgggtgttttaatttaacgtcaatgaaaacctcGATGTAAtgttagggaattcccacgagaatttaataaaatcccggaatttcaattcaactgctgtatctaatgatttacgcgtgcgaagccgcgggtaaacgctagtaacaTTATAAAGGGAATGcctgcaaaatttcagcttctAGGTCATTACTGGCTTGTGCCCGCAGTTTTGCTTCTGAGGATatacgtataaaaaaaaattgtgcactTCTATGTTCCTTTAAgaatatgtctgccaaatttcaagtggttTAGGCAGCGCCTTGACTGTCTGTCACATTACTCTTTTATCTTCTGCTGTCCTGTTAtgttatatactcgtatatgtcACAAGTTGTACTAGATAGACACAGCTTTTATAACAAAAGTTAATTTCCAagagacataaaaaatatttttttttaggttagcACAACAACAGGAAGTTGCGCAGCGGATCAATCGGCAGCCCCCTCCAACGGCCATCCCGGCCCCGCAAAAAACAACCCGCCCCCCCTTAGACCTCACCAGCTCCCTCCTCCAGTCTAACCTCTCAGCCCTCACCACACAAAAACCACAATACAACATCAACACGGCGCAATATAACCAGAATACATCACTATACAACCAAAACACTACTACAACGCCGCTATACAACCAAAACACTACTACAACGCCGGTATACAACCAAAACACTACTACAACGCCGGTATACAACCAAAACACTACAACCCCGCTGTACAACCATAACGTAACAACGCCACAATATAACTCAAACACAACTCCTCAATCACAACCAAACTATGGCTTTAATCAAAATTCTCCCTTCGGACAACTCGCCTTACCATCAAGCACAAGCTGGACATCGCCCACTAGTGGGAACTTCAATAACAAGTGGGCAAATAATCAGAATAACCAAACAACTATGAAGCAGGATTGGTCGGCATTTGAGTCTCTTTTGCCCACTGCAACAAATAATAATGAGAATGGCAACACTAAGAAGGTAAGTAATAATGAAATGATGGATTTGCTGAGTTAGGTACGGCGCCATCTTGGTTTGGTTAGTCACAGGTAAATGAATTCTGGACATCGGAAATAAGGTTCAATGTTGCGAATCCTAAAAAGTCACAGGCCTACTGTCTACAGGCCCCTATTTTTATAAACGTCAAtctgacaagtttttttttgctcttgtGGTTTGCGTATTTGCCAAAGATGCATAAAGGCAAGGCAAATCTGACGGTCTGTGGCGATTCATGacacaagcatttttttttctttttctgacAAAAAAACCTTCCTTTTTTACCTTTCCTACCTGTGAAATTATTTGTAGGAAAAAATCTCATTATTTTCCTTATCCTTGTAAATATTGCCCGGTGATTGCCCGTAAATGTCGAATTACCAAGCCACTTTTATGAAATAGGGGCCAGCGATGTTAACAGTGCGTCTCTTTCATTCTGGCATAGTTTGTAAGGGACGTACACACACATAAATGGGAGAGGttttagttataattaaaaacttacAGTCACTGCTGTAAACAAGCGTAAATTCCTTTAGCCAAATGTCACTTTATGTGTATGAACATGAACCATTTATTTGTGTTTAGTATGTATACGTAGATATAACTTTTGGAATACGTTCTGACATTCCGTCTTCAATATTTAGTTGCTTATGgcaatatgtatttttaattgttattaaaataaaaaatggcacCCAGTTTCATGTAAGTAACTAAAGATTTAAtctattttatgaatttatgtACTTATTCCAATTTAATTATAATCGAAAAGGGTATAAAGCATTTAGACAATGGttactaaaatattatttatttattaatttattttttatctacattataacttataacaataataagtactcaccttaattttatttttacacatgCCTAGCCTTACCACAAAGAACTTAAACACATGCTCAAAATGGCAGTTTTTTTACGAACTGACATGTGTTGAATGCGTGTTCAATGGTCGtctaagttattgtggaaacgCGGGTCTAATTTGCGATTGTCTCCACtcgtcttaaaaaatatatgtataaatctGAATTCTGAGTATATCAATGTTAATGTAGTAAAATTATGTTTAACTGACCTTTTGTATGAGAGTTCTTATTGATAAAAAATGAACTCTCAAGTAACCTTTTGTAAATATTCATGTGTTATGCTAATTAGATTTTGATAGAGTTTGAATggctttgttattttattgttatacttacttatattaaataattataggactccacaaaataaaattgtgtgtacctaatattcattaatttaataggatcgaaataaatattattttatttaccgatTTCCATTACGCTAAGGACACAATTTGATCTCTTATGAACTAATAAAACACGTAAAAAATTGTAAACGGTTTTTTcttacaatttaagttttaaaaaatacagtaaatacTTAATTCAATTCGATAATCTCCAAACGAAAATTTGGCGATacgtaatattataattattaatgggTCTTATAAAAATTAACTTACCGCAgaagatgaaaaatatataattaaatatttaaaattgacaCGATTGTATGTAAAATTCGTAAAATTAATAGAGtacgttttaaaataatacGTTTTTCGTCATCTGACTTTCACGCATTATACTTTAGATCACATTCAACatgatatattaataaaaaaaaaacttatactgACAAGCAACACTACGCCATGTCAAAAAGTTATATGGCTGACGAGCTATGTATCCATagctattatttaaataaaaaaaatagttggcCTATTGCGCTCATTTTGGCATGCTCAACGAGTGTGTACCAAAGGTGTGTAGTGTATAGTCTGTaatttggcaacactgtagGTAGTGGTCAAACCAAAAAAGGGTGTGTAGTGTAATAATAATGTGACTTTAGCATGACGTCACTTTAacgaaacttaaaaaaaaaaatccaaaaatcacCTCCGCCTTCTAAAAGACGACGCCAAAAACACAGCAGCTGTCACAGCTTGCAATATAGCAGCTGTTTCAAAGCACGCAACGTATTCGTAGTTCTGAGCCAGTGACCAGGCCATGAGGAATATTGCTACGATTGCGTTAGCCGTGGTCATGGTTGCTGTGGTATCGAATTCGTTCAATGTACTGTTGTAAAGGGGCTGCTGGACGATGGTGGAGGCGGCTGTTGCAAAACTGGAGAACATGCACCAGATGAGGAGTAGGCTTCTGTGTGCTGATATGGTTATACCTGTAATTTGGAAGTTAATATCTATGAAAACGCAATGTTGCTGTTAGAGAGGAAATGCACGCAGTATATACATACACGTACGCACGTACGTATACACGTATATAGAATCGGAAGATACCTTCCGATCCTCacttgaaataaatgtattctcGTATGTCCCCGGTATGTACAGTGTGAACTTCGTCATTGACAAAATCGATTTCAATCCGGAGAGGGTTCTTAAAAACTTACCGTAAAAGCCCATGGCGCCAGTGGCACAAAACAGGGCGCAGAGTCTCGCCTTCTCGTTGATGGATTTGGGCAGCACGATGCACAGCATTATGAAGCACAGCGCCGAGCCATGTGCTGCCGCCATTAATGATGCCACCTGGAATTAACGTCATTTCATTCATATTGATTCTCACACAGATGAAGCTAGATATCAACAACTCAATTAAACCTGCTGACCTCCTGTAGGTACTTGGAAGGCCTCTGCTATGTACGCATTATACATACGGGGCAACACTTACCGACCAAATGTTCATGGTGGGATTCTTCAGCCACACCAGTGGCGCGAACATCACCCCCAGCACGAATATGGACACCGTCGTCGTCAAGTGCAGCAACGCGTACAAATAGAAGTTCAGATCCATCAGCATATTCATTACAGTGATGAAGTTTTTCTTCAAAGCCGCTGTTCTCCTCGCAGTGCCTGGTGACACTTCCGAAAAGACAATGTTCTGAGGAGCATCAGTTGTCGTTTCTCTGTACAATGGTTGCGGTTGATTCCTGTCTATGCTCTCTAATTCTTGGTAGCCACTTATCCTGCTGTAGCTAGAGATGTCCAATGAGCCAAAGTCGGAGGAGAATCTGTCTTGTCTTAGATTATCAGAGTACATTTCGCTGAAATCCGACGAGAATCTGTGATTTGGTGGGCTAATTACAGTGGCTGCTGTCTTCGCTGTCTCTCTGTATTGGACTGCAGGATCTATAATTTCCTTGGCGTTTTTGTTAGATTTGAAGACTACTACGTCAGTTGCATCGTCATCTTGTGCTTGTGAGCTCGATTGCGCTTGCGCGTTTGCTTCAGGATCCTCCTTTCTTTGGTTGAATATAACTTCGTCTTCGTCTTCTACGGCGTCTCTGAGCATGTTGTAGGTGCTTCTTATGACTCTTTCTATGTACATTGGTCTGGAGAATGAGGCTAGGAAGAGGCAGTTCTGCATGAGGATGGCTCCGTATATCATAACGACGACGTCGCCGGTGTAGACGGCGCAGAGGTATCCGAGGAGGATGGGCACCAGACAGTTGCCGACGGAGGGTGCCATGCGCACGATTCGCTGCGCCGTGGTCAGTCGGTCGCGGAAGTAGTGGGTTATGATCACTTCCGTCTGCTGGCCGGTTAACGCGCAGCCAGCGCCTGGAATATAATGTTGTTGGTAAATTAGCGAAGCGTGCTCCCTCTTAGTCCACGTCTCCGCTTACGATCAAGctggcgtgattgtggtcaaacgtaCGCAAgcctatttttgtattaaaaaaaccgtGTGCGAAAACAGGCAGTCCGTAGTTATTTATATAGTAGTAGTTAGTTATATATATAGCCCGCGTAATTATTTTATCGCTTTCCTGagaacagtaggtacctatgcaattttccgggataagggCTGTTCTGTATCCGTGGTCTCTAACAtctctataggtacctaccaaatttcattttaatcggTTCATTGGTTTAAGTGTGAGGACAGATAGGTTGaattactttcgcatttctagtatgtaggtaggtacagtcgaggaaattaATCGCGCGCGTACCAGGGTGAGAccttttataatcaatttcttTCGCCATCATTTCTTttgcagatgtatggaatgtcaatatg
This window encodes:
- the LOC141436342 gene encoding SCY1-like protein 2; this translates as MDVFNKFYSSVSNTVSQLSGVLPGNPVTREFEATQFIASAGPGLLWKIYKGYKKSTKQEASIFVFEKKQLEKFTKADRDIMLDTLKRGIVQLTKLRHPQILTVQHSLEESRESLAFATEPVFASLANILGNMENMPQPSNHLNNYKLYELEIKYGLMQVAEGLAFLHNDVKLLHHNISPESIIVNQQGAWKIFGFDFCIANQSTTGSAPFWPFNEYCPAMNALTQPSLDYLAPEYILSASHSPASDIYSLGMLIYATQSPNHRTLGNIGSDYGKFKKFANELRNLPPSRLSCVAEGLREYVKLMLNATPELRPDPHQFLKIPYFEDVGVKTLNYLDSLFQWDNLQKSQFYKGLPQIIQKMPHRICIYRILPCLTKEFVNSPMVPFVLPNVLLIAENSSKEEFVKYILPVLKPVMMIQDPIQVLLIFMQKMELLLKLTPGDEVKTDILPMLYRALESDAQQIQELCLSVLPTFASLIDYPAMKNALLPRIKKLCMNTNYISVRVNCLLCLGKLLEHLDKWLVLDEIIPFLPQIPSREPAVLMGILGIYKLALSHKKLGITKEVMATKVLPFLIPLCVENGLTLNQFNSLITLVKQMVGKVETEHRAKLEQLNSIKDESKGMEHALGGELVAPAQTAPELALVGLSLEPPPLDAAALTIEDKQRLAQQQEVAQRINRQPPPTAIPAPQKTTRPPLDLTSSLLQSNLSALTTQKPQYNINTAQYNQNTSLYNQNTTTTPLYNQNTTTTPVYNQNTTTTPVYNQNTTTPLYNHNVTTPQYNSNTTPQSQPNYGFNQNSPFGQLALPSSTSWTSPTSGNFNNKWANNQNNQTTMKQDWSAFESLLPTATNNNENGNTKKVSNNEMMDLLS
- the LOC141436344 gene encoding uncharacterized protein, encoding MESSQVPPARQQQRRQNGVEDLHLDRVVASQPEIGPTPPDGGYGWLIVFSAVIYHVTVPGLLTLYGLIILKAIREEDHDENEVFKIWDVDIALVPVITIVMRLLLESWCRAVVKTFNMPRFMALSGLCLTVAGILLSSYSTDANSNDHIINVFSGMFAGAGCALTGQQTEVIITHYFRDRLTTAQRIVRMAPSVGNCLVPILLGYLCAVYTGDVVVMIYGAILMQNCLFLASFSRPMYIERVIRSTYNMLRDAVEDEDEVIFNQRKEDPEANAQAQSSSQAQDDDATDVVVFKSNKNAKEIIDPAVQYRETAKTAATVISPPNHRFSSDFSEMYSDNLRQDRFSSDFGSLDISSYSRISGYQELESIDRNQPQPLYRETTTDAPQNIVFSEVSPGTARRTAALKKNFITVMNMLMDLNFYLYALLHLTTTVSIFVLGVMFAPLVWLKNPTMNIWSVASLMAAAHGSALCFIMLCIVLPKSINEKARLCALFCATGAMGFYGITISAHRSLLLIWCMFSSFATAASTIVQQPLYNSTLNEFDTTATMTTANAIVAIFLMAWSLAQNYEYVACFETAAILQAVTAAVFLASSFRRRR